The Zobellia alginiliquefaciens genome contains a region encoding:
- a CDS encoding SDR family NAD(P)-dependent oxidoreductase, with amino-acid sequence MRFKDKVVLVTGATRNTGVSIAALFIREGAKVCINGVSEKGLQLGASELNRAGLKKFDQYAADISDQQQVEHMFQEIKKKHGRLDILVNNAANQGLGMKFDTMKPNDFLEVLKVNILGTFQVSQQAVRIMMEQKSKGTIINLGSNVSKRAIHDRTAYVTSKGGIDALTRSMAIDLGPKGIRVNMVAPGYINTDRWEKLSKEHIKRRHLNIPIGTESTTDDIAQAVAFLASAAAKNIVGECLVVDGGCSAQHMPADVDL; translated from the coding sequence ATGAGATTTAAGGACAAAGTGGTTCTTGTAACAGGAGCGACCAGGAATACAGGAGTAAGTATCGCCGCACTTTTTATAAGGGAAGGAGCAAAAGTCTGTATTAATGGTGTATCAGAAAAAGGGCTCCAATTAGGGGCTTCTGAATTGAATAGAGCAGGACTAAAAAAATTCGACCAATACGCGGCTGATATTTCTGACCAACAACAAGTAGAACATATGTTCCAGGAAATTAAAAAGAAGCACGGAAGACTGGATATTTTAGTCAACAATGCAGCTAACCAAGGATTGGGGATGAAATTTGATACGATGAAGCCCAACGACTTTCTTGAGGTATTAAAAGTAAATATATTAGGTACATTTCAAGTTTCACAGCAAGCTGTTAGAATAATGATGGAACAAAAATCCAAAGGAACTATCATTAATTTGGGCTCAAACGTCTCTAAACGTGCCATTCATGATCGTACTGCTTACGTGACCAGCAAGGGAGGAATCGATGCCCTTACCCGTTCGATGGCCATTGATTTGGGACCTAAGGGTATAAGAGTAAATATGGTGGCCCCTGGATATATCAATACAGATAGATGGGAAAAACTTTCAAAAGAACATATAAAACGTAGACATCTGAATATTCCTATTGGCACCGAGTCAACCACTGACGATATTGCTCAGGCTGTAGCATTCTTAGCTTCGGCCGCGGCCAAAAATATTGTTGGCGAGTGTTTGGTTGTAGATGGTGGATGTTCTGCGCAACACATGCCTGCAGATGTTGATTTATGA
- a CDS encoding sialate O-acetylesterase: MKKILFILLFFGIGLFTQAQVVMPKIFNNNMVLQRDKPITIWGWAQAGEKIEVVCNGQRVKTITDLDGKWAVTLKSMNYGGPYELSVHGKNTIVLQNIMIGDVWICSGQSNMEFVVQDVKNAKAEIASANYPEIRSFRVKRDMAFEPVEDLEGKWTECNPENVGRYSAVAYFFARKVYEETGIPIGLINASWGGTQIETWIGKDAYKKLPMEYWERYPYDIFGDNPVAFIENQETAQRLFQEAKKRKEDSKEEDYTFPSNTTEYETCEMPLRWDQSELKRIDGVVWFYTTIDLPATTGQKKGVLNLGPINQQDMVWINGKTVGHTDSNSKERSYGISEGILQEGTNTVAVRIDDNGGNGGFMGKAEDLFLKLKSKKYSLAGDWAYRKAITSDMFEYEPNARNLYPSILYNAMINPLLKLKVKGILWYQGEQNVGRARQYETLFPLMIKDWRKKWGEELPFYWVQLPNYMKIDDKPSRSTWAELREAQTKALSLPKTGEAVGIDVGEAGDIHPKNKQDVGLRLALIALNKDYGKTETIFAGPTFKSVKFKNQKAVISFQNIGSGLVILDNSSNVKGFAIAGQDKNFVWAKAKIVGNKISLESDQVTQPAYVRYAWGNNPETNLYNVEGLPASPFRTDDQNDDD, encoded by the coding sequence ATGAAAAAGATATTATTCATTCTATTGTTCTTCGGTATTGGACTTTTTACACAGGCCCAAGTAGTTATGCCTAAGATATTTAATAATAATATGGTGCTGCAAAGGGATAAACCAATAACAATTTGGGGTTGGGCACAAGCAGGCGAAAAAATCGAGGTCGTATGTAACGGTCAGAGAGTTAAAACAATAACTGATCTCGATGGGAAATGGGCTGTCACCTTGAAATCTATGAACTATGGAGGTCCGTATGAATTGAGCGTTCACGGTAAGAATACCATTGTGTTGCAAAATATTATGATTGGGGATGTATGGATTTGCAGTGGACAATCAAACATGGAGTTTGTTGTTCAAGATGTCAAGAACGCCAAAGCGGAAATTGCCAGTGCTAATTATCCCGAAATACGATCATTTAGGGTTAAACGGGACATGGCCTTTGAACCAGTTGAAGACTTGGAAGGAAAATGGACGGAATGCAATCCAGAAAATGTAGGACGGTATTCGGCTGTCGCTTATTTCTTTGCCCGGAAGGTATATGAAGAAACAGGAATACCAATCGGTCTGATCAACGCTTCATGGGGAGGTACTCAGATTGAGACCTGGATAGGTAAAGATGCCTATAAAAAACTTCCTATGGAATATTGGGAACGTTACCCGTACGATATTTTCGGTGATAATCCCGTTGCGTTCATTGAAAATCAAGAAACTGCTCAAAGATTATTTCAAGAGGCAAAGAAGAGAAAGGAGGATAGTAAGGAAGAAGACTACACATTCCCGAGCAATACCACAGAATATGAAACCTGCGAAATGCCCCTTAGATGGGACCAATCCGAGCTAAAGCGTATCGATGGGGTGGTTTGGTTCTATACCACAATCGATTTGCCCGCTACAACCGGCCAAAAGAAGGGAGTTCTCAACCTGGGGCCCATAAATCAACAGGATATGGTATGGATTAATGGAAAAACTGTGGGTCATACGGATTCGAATTCGAAGGAGAGAAGCTATGGAATTTCAGAAGGGATTTTACAGGAAGGAACAAATACCGTTGCGGTCAGGATTGATGACAATGGCGGCAATGGAGGTTTTATGGGCAAGGCGGAAGACCTGTTCTTAAAGCTTAAAAGCAAAAAATATTCTTTAGCGGGAGATTGGGCATACAGAAAAGCGATTACCAGCGATATGTTCGAGTACGAGCCAAATGCTCGCAATTTATATCCAAGTATACTTTACAACGCCATGATCAACCCGTTACTAAAATTAAAGGTCAAAGGGATACTCTGGTATCAGGGGGAACAAAATGTGGGTAGAGCGAGGCAATATGAAACGCTTTTTCCACTTATGATCAAAGACTGGCGAAAAAAATGGGGTGAGGAGCTTCCCTTTTATTGGGTGCAACTTCCTAATTACATGAAAATTGATGACAAACCATCCAGAAGTACCTGGGCCGAACTGAGAGAGGCACAAACAAAGGCTCTATCGTTACCTAAAACCGGAGAGGCCGTTGGTATTGATGTGGGCGAAGCGGGGGACATCCATCCAAAGAATAAACAGGATGTGGGACTACGTTTAGCATTGATAGCCTTGAACAAAGACTATGGGAAAACCGAAACGATATTTGCCGGCCCCACTTTCAAATCCGTAAAATTTAAGAATCAAAAAGCGGTGATTTCCTTCCAAAATATAGGCTCTGGTTTGGTCATCTTGGACAATTCATCGAACGTAAAAGGCTTTGCGATTGCTGGTCAAGATAAAAATTTTGTTTGGGCCAAGGCAAAAATAGTAGGTAACAAAATCAGTCTTGAAAGTGATCAGGTTACTCAACCGGCTTATGTAAGATATGCTTGGGGGAACAATCCAGAAACGAATTTATATAATGTGGAAGGTTTACCAGCAAGTCCATTTAGAACAGATGACCAGAATGATGATGATTAG
- the dgoD gene encoding galactonate dehydratase codes for MKITAIKTFICHAYRTNWVFVKVYTNIDGLYGIGEATLEYKEHTVAQACHDLEGLLVGKDPHRIEEFWHLAYREGYWRGGAVLMSAISAIEMALWDIKGKDLGVPVYQLLGGKVREAIPCYANGWFAPAKTPDEFAEKAKQAIEIGFSALKWDPFGSSYLQISRKELNEALSCVEAVYDSVKHKADIIIEAHGRFDIPTAVRIGNALSQFDILWYEEPIPPQNLEGLAEVKSRVNVPVSAGERLYNRWDFKRLFELKAADFIQPDVSHAGGIMELKKIAAIAESFHIPFCPHNPSGPIANAATLQLAACVPNFYLLETMSSDVPWRSEISTENIQFEKGKMVIPDLPGLGIDINEKEIEKYPYKAQELRHYKGNLTDIRPENAKSYF; via the coding sequence ATGAAGATTACAGCAATAAAAACGTTTATCTGCCATGCATATCGCACAAATTGGGTGTTTGTAAAAGTATATACCAATATTGATGGGTTGTATGGTATTGGTGAAGCAACCTTAGAGTACAAAGAACACACAGTAGCGCAAGCTTGTCATGACCTGGAAGGTCTACTAGTTGGTAAAGATCCACATAGAATCGAGGAGTTTTGGCATTTGGCCTACAGAGAGGGCTATTGGCGAGGAGGAGCGGTTCTGATGAGTGCGATTTCTGCAATTGAGATGGCGCTATGGGACATTAAGGGCAAAGATTTAGGTGTTCCTGTATACCAATTACTAGGAGGTAAAGTGCGTGAAGCCATACCTTGTTATGCCAATGGATGGTTTGCCCCAGCAAAAACTCCTGATGAATTTGCAGAAAAGGCAAAACAAGCCATAGAAATTGGGTTTTCTGCTCTCAAATGGGATCCTTTTGGGTCCTCTTATTTGCAAATAAGCCGTAAAGAGCTTAATGAGGCATTGTCTTGTGTTGAAGCAGTTTATGATTCCGTAAAACATAAGGCTGATATCATTATTGAAGCCCACGGACGTTTCGATATCCCTACGGCGGTAAGAATCGGTAATGCGCTGTCTCAATTTGATATTCTTTGGTACGAAGAACCCATACCTCCTCAAAACCTAGAAGGATTGGCTGAGGTGAAAAGTAGGGTTAATGTACCTGTTTCTGCTGGAGAACGCCTGTATAACAGATGGGACTTTAAAAGGTTGTTCGAACTGAAGGCTGCAGATTTTATTCAACCAGATGTCAGTCATGCCGGAGGTATTATGGAACTCAAAAAAATAGCGGCCATTGCCGAATCTTTTCACATTCCTTTTTGTCCTCATAACCCAAGTGGTCCTATAGCTAATGCAGCGACCTTACAATTGGCGGCCTGCGTCCCGAATTTTTATTTGTTGGAAACAATGAGTAGCGATGTCCCATGGCGTTCTGAAATCAGTACTGAAAATATACAATTTGAGAAAGGTAAAATGGTAATTCCTGATTTACCGGGACTTGGAATCGACATTAATGAAAAGGAAATAGAAAAATACCCTTATAAGGCTCAAGAATTAAGGCACTATAAAGGAAATTTAACAGATATCAGACCGGAAAACGCAAAATCCTATTTCTAG
- a CDS encoding GH39 family glycosyl hydrolase: MRKSILIKVVITLFFTGNICFAQYKSKNWETIKSTKPGLEQIGLMATKNSKEIESSPWSIGCETMDRGYTIFNNYKDYVGELGAKSARLQGGWAKCEKVKGVYDFEWLDEHVYGLKEQGIQPWISLSYGNPLYKSNPNLGSKIFSSEETLDAWCSWVEATVEHYKDTVNEWEIWNEPNYGNNGGETYATLLIRTIETIKKVQPDAVIIGFALSEMPLGFTKEVFDVLKKNDMADKVDYLSYHPYEFNPDDSYEDVEELKSLAESYNPNIKLFQGENAAPSDNHYVYHALNDYPWTEISQAKWYMRRMAGDRARDIRTSVFGIIDMKYPEVLLSMGLLRSNLKQEVLYKKPAFYAVQHMMTYFNSSVIPLGVMNFESSSTRKMTVAGFKKGNSSTALLWYNDEIPSDDLKWDLVDIKIDNMNFKDPVIVDMISGKVFELKGDWKNDGKKVQFEELPVWDGVMMIAERSQVALKAEE; the protein is encoded by the coding sequence ATGAGAAAATCAATTTTAATAAAAGTAGTAATCACTCTTTTCTTTACTGGAAATATATGCTTTGCTCAATACAAGTCTAAAAATTGGGAAACCATTAAGTCGACCAAACCTGGCTTGGAACAAATAGGACTAATGGCAACTAAAAATTCCAAGGAGATAGAATCCTCTCCTTGGTCTATTGGTTGTGAAACAATGGATAGAGGCTATACCATATTCAACAATTACAAAGATTATGTTGGTGAATTAGGAGCTAAATCCGCTCGGCTTCAAGGAGGTTGGGCAAAATGCGAAAAGGTAAAGGGTGTTTATGATTTTGAATGGTTGGACGAACATGTTTATGGTCTAAAAGAGCAAGGCATACAACCATGGATATCCCTTTCTTATGGGAATCCGTTATATAAATCTAATCCCAACCTAGGGTCAAAGATTTTTTCTTCGGAAGAAACATTGGATGCATGGTGTTCTTGGGTGGAAGCAACTGTTGAGCATTATAAGGATACCGTAAATGAATGGGAAATTTGGAATGAGCCCAACTATGGGAATAACGGAGGTGAAACATACGCTACTTTACTCATAAGAACTATTGAAACTATAAAAAAAGTTCAGCCAGATGCCGTAATAATTGGGTTTGCTTTATCCGAGATGCCATTGGGATTCACTAAGGAAGTATTCGATGTTCTTAAGAAAAATGATATGGCAGATAAAGTTGATTATCTATCATATCACCCTTACGAATTTAATCCAGATGACTCGTATGAAGATGTTGAGGAATTAAAATCTCTTGCCGAGTCATATAATCCAAATATTAAATTGTTTCAAGGTGAAAATGCGGCACCTTCAGATAATCATTACGTATATCATGCATTAAATGATTATCCATGGACGGAAATAAGTCAAGCAAAATGGTATATGCGCAGAATGGCTGGAGATCGTGCTAGGGATATCAGAACTAGTGTTTTTGGTATCATTGATATGAAGTATCCCGAAGTACTGTTGTCAATGGGCTTACTGCGTTCTAATTTAAAACAAGAAGTCCTATACAAGAAACCGGCATTTTATGCCGTGCAGCATATGATGACTTATTTTAATAGTTCGGTCATTCCTTTAGGAGTGATGAATTTTGAATCTTCTTCAACTAGAAAGATGACTGTTGCCGGTTTTAAAAAAGGCAATTCATCTACAGCATTATTATGGTACAACGATGAGATACCTTCCGATGATTTGAAATGGGATTTGGTGGATATTAAAATCGATAACATGAATTTTAAGGATCCGGTAATTGTTGACATGATCTCAGGCAAAGTGTTTGAGTTGAAAGGTGATTGGAAAAATGATGGAAAAAAGGTCCAGTTTGAAGAACTCCCAGTTTGGGACGGTGTCATGATGATAGCGGAACGCTCGCAAGTAGCTTTAAAGGCCGAAGAGTAA
- a CDS encoding dienelactone hydrolase family protein: MMMIRTTVPLLKRMLGVWVIMLQIWICPNLTMGQKDPSRLFRPYLIEEGPKIVKDLGEEIEGGVRLRKLVFHSYTYMEAGEQKSAEVFAAIARPAKEGNYPGLLVLHGGAGYAQVERAKKWAAQGYVTVVLDEPGVAAPDKIPMTHGPWEKYEYGENRFVVKPEIKSSTLFSAILASIQGLYLLHSQPDVINDKIGVTGVSWGGYLTTFISGLANSKITASFSVYGSGYYDLGSTFLKILDNMSSEDRAIWLKNLDAGRVAEHIEIPFFIAAAANDNWFYPPAVSQTLKSIKGETNHLYAPNNSHKIELPGGTSGISEEEPGWLSMELVYFEYFLKGKGMPFPNIDKIESVRMKNGNTKIRFQVMGAGSFSGANVCYALENEEWPQKVWEIILATSLNNGWFEAEIPTGQLEDGVVCFASISDSRPVTVSSSIIKINN; encoded by the coding sequence ATGATGATGATTAGAACCACTGTACCGCTTTTGAAGCGAATGTTAGGTGTCTGGGTTATAATGCTCCAGATATGGATATGTCCAAATCTAACTATGGGTCAAAAGGATCCTTCTAGACTTTTTAGGCCCTACCTAATAGAAGAGGGGCCTAAAATTGTAAAGGATTTAGGCGAAGAAATTGAAGGTGGAGTCAGGCTAAGGAAGTTGGTTTTTCATTCCTATACCTACATGGAAGCTGGAGAGCAGAAAAGTGCCGAGGTCTTTGCCGCTATTGCCCGTCCCGCAAAGGAGGGCAATTATCCTGGGCTGCTTGTTTTGCATGGGGGAGCAGGATATGCACAGGTCGAGAGGGCAAAAAAATGGGCGGCCCAAGGGTATGTAACGGTGGTCTTGGATGAGCCCGGGGTGGCTGCCCCCGATAAAATACCAATGACCCATGGTCCATGGGAAAAATATGAATACGGAGAAAATCGCTTCGTTGTAAAGCCAGAGATAAAATCAAGTACTCTTTTTTCTGCCATTCTAGCTTCTATTCAAGGGCTTTATTTATTGCATTCCCAACCGGATGTTATAAATGACAAAATCGGGGTGACGGGAGTTTCATGGGGCGGCTATTTGACAACCTTTATATCCGGTCTGGCCAATTCAAAGATCACGGCTTCTTTTTCGGTGTATGGAAGCGGCTACTATGATCTTGGATCCACGTTTTTAAAGATTCTTGACAATATGAGTTCTGAGGACCGCGCCATTTGGCTCAAGAACCTAGATGCTGGTAGGGTGGCGGAACACATCGAAATACCGTTTTTTATTGCGGCCGCAGCGAACGATAATTGGTTTTATCCTCCCGCGGTGTCACAAACGCTAAAGAGCATAAAAGGTGAAACAAATCATTTATACGCACCCAACAATTCACACAAAATAGAACTTCCGGGAGGCACAAGTGGGATTAGTGAAGAAGAACCAGGCTGGTTGTCCATGGAGCTGGTTTATTTTGAATATTTCCTGAAAGGTAAAGGTATGCCCTTTCCTAATATTGATAAGATTGAATCTGTCAGGATGAAAAACGGGAACACAAAAATACGTTTTCAGGTTATGGGAGCAGGGTCATTTTCTGGGGCCAATGTGTGTTATGCTCTCGAAAATGAAGAATGGCCCCAAAAAGTTTGGGAGATAATTTTAGCTACTAGCTTGAATAATGGTTGGTTCGAAGCGGAGATTCCAACAGGGCAACTAGAAGATGGTGTTGTTTGTTTCGCTTCAATTTCAGATTCAAGACCGGTAACCGTCTCAAGTAGTATCATAAAGATAAATAATTGA
- a CDS encoding MFS transporter, with translation MKQLYKGYKWEVLGLLWVAFLLNQADRQVFNVVLPLIKADLNLTDVEIGTIATVFNLVYAALVPLAGYAGDIFSRKWIVTLSIIFWSVATMFTGLGNSMLMLIIMRSVATGGGEAFFGPANYSLLAQYHKKTRSLAMSLHQTSYYIGIILSGYVAGYLGEHYGWRFAFYAFGGIGVIHGIILAFRLKDKKKDTVQIENGERVKFWEGVKIIFRTPTALILTIGFSGLIFVLVGYLTWTPTYLYENFGMTLSNAGFHSMFYTHLFAFIGILFAGKYSDFLAKKKPQARMLVQALGLLVAAPFILLMGNSNTLWLVYIGFAGFGFGRAFFDANTYAVLYDVIPEKYHSSASGIMLMIGFSVGSLSPIILGYLKPIIGLSMGISLLAIVWVLCGVLFLVGYKFYFLKDYNKNQSANLKR, from the coding sequence ATGAAGCAACTCTATAAAGGATATAAATGGGAGGTTCTAGGGCTCCTTTGGGTGGCCTTTCTTTTAAACCAAGCGGACCGTCAGGTTTTTAATGTTGTATTGCCCTTGATCAAGGCCGATTTAAATCTGACAGATGTCGAAATAGGTACAATAGCCACTGTTTTTAATTTAGTGTACGCTGCCTTGGTTCCATTGGCCGGCTATGCAGGTGATATATTTAGCCGAAAATGGATTGTTACCCTAAGTATTATTTTCTGGAGCGTTGCAACAATGTTTACCGGGCTAGGTAATTCTATGTTGATGTTGATTATAATGCGAAGTGTAGCTACGGGTGGAGGAGAAGCTTTTTTTGGTCCAGCCAACTATAGTTTGTTGGCCCAATATCATAAAAAAACGCGATCCTTGGCAATGTCACTCCATCAAACCTCCTATTATATCGGGATAATTCTATCTGGGTATGTTGCGGGCTATTTGGGCGAACATTACGGATGGAGGTTTGCTTTTTATGCGTTCGGGGGTATAGGCGTAATCCACGGTATTATACTCGCTTTTCGATTAAAAGATAAAAAAAAGGATACCGTTCAAATAGAGAATGGGGAAAGAGTAAAGTTCTGGGAAGGCGTAAAGATTATTTTCAGAACACCAACCGCATTGATACTTACTATAGGTTTTAGCGGTCTCATATTTGTTTTGGTAGGATATCTTACCTGGACTCCCACCTATTTATATGAAAATTTCGGGATGACTCTTTCCAATGCAGGTTTTCATTCTATGTTCTATACGCATTTGTTTGCTTTTATAGGCATTCTATTTGCCGGTAAGTACTCCGATTTTTTGGCAAAGAAAAAACCCCAAGCCCGGATGTTGGTACAAGCACTGGGGTTATTGGTTGCTGCACCATTCATCTTATTAATGGGTAATTCGAACACATTATGGTTGGTGTATATAGGGTTTGCAGGCTTTGGATTCGGAAGAGCATTTTTCGATGCCAACACATATGCCGTACTCTATGATGTAATTCCAGAGAAATATCACTCCTCCGCTTCAGGTATTATGCTGATGATTGGTTTTTCTGTGGGCTCATTATCACCGATTATATTGGGCTACTTAAAACCGATAATCGGTCTGTCCATGGGAATTTCATTGTTAGCAATCGTATGGGTGTTATGTGGAGTGTTATTTCTCGTGGGCTATAAATTTTATTTTTTGAAGGATTACAATAAAAATCAATCGGCAAACCTAAAAAGGTGA
- a CDS encoding alpha-L-fucosidase — MKCKIASLLLFFLLIAEGLSAQDKHPEYQYPKEQEKMKTLEEWQDMKFGLFLHWGTYSQWGIVESWSLCPEDEGFTSVRPEGMSYFDYVKEYENLQTTFNPVNFNPEKWAKAAEYAGMKYMVFTTKHHDGFNMYDTKESDYKITSTKTPFSSNPRADVTKEIFDAFRAKDFMAGAYYSISDWHHNDFWWDYFPPFNRQINYSPEKYPAKWQNYNDFIYNQLDELTSDYGKLGMLWFDLNNVSNEKKVDWARFEKVISDNQPQALLVARHMYTEYEHYRTPEQQVPDKALDYPWETCMTMGEKWSYRPNENYKSVYELVQLLVKIVSRGGNFLLNVGPSPNGDFDDTAYERLESIGDWMKINGEAIYGTKPIVPYHETKLVFTQKDDFVYAFYLPDEGETKMPARISISSMQPKEGDEVYLLGYNKPLKWEKNGTGFFVEIPVELQRKPKCENAWVLKFQNE; from the coding sequence ATGAAATGTAAAATTGCAAGTTTACTATTGTTTTTTCTACTTATAGCAGAAGGATTAAGTGCCCAGGATAAACATCCTGAGTATCAATATCCAAAAGAACAAGAAAAAATGAAAACCTTGGAAGAATGGCAGGACATGAAATTTGGCCTGTTTTTGCATTGGGGTACTTATAGTCAATGGGGCATTGTAGAATCATGGTCGCTTTGCCCAGAAGATGAGGGGTTTACCTCCGTTCGCCCTGAAGGAATGAGCTATTTCGACTATGTTAAGGAATATGAAAACCTTCAGACTACGTTTAATCCAGTCAATTTTAATCCAGAAAAATGGGCAAAGGCAGCTGAATATGCGGGTATGAAATATATGGTGTTTACCACTAAACATCATGATGGTTTTAATATGTACGATACAAAAGAGTCGGACTATAAAATCACTAGCACTAAGACTCCGTTTAGCTCAAATCCTAGAGCTGATGTAACTAAAGAGATATTTGATGCCTTTCGTGCCAAGGATTTTATGGCGGGAGCCTACTATTCTATTTCTGATTGGCACCATAACGATTTTTGGTGGGATTATTTTCCACCGTTTAATCGTCAAATTAACTATTCACCTGAAAAATATCCAGCAAAATGGCAGAACTATAATGATTTTATTTACAACCAACTGGATGAATTGACAAGTGACTATGGAAAATTGGGCATGTTATGGTTCGATTTGAATAATGTGTCAAATGAAAAAAAGGTTGATTGGGCTCGATTTGAAAAAGTGATTAGCGATAATCAACCCCAAGCCTTGCTAGTTGCTCGTCATATGTATACGGAATACGAGCACTATCGTACTCCAGAACAACAGGTTCCGGACAAGGCATTGGATTACCCATGGGAGACTTGTATGACAATGGGCGAAAAATGGTCCTATAGGCCTAATGAGAATTATAAATCGGTATACGAATTGGTCCAATTACTGGTTAAAATTGTTTCGAGAGGCGGAAATTTCCTGTTGAATGTTGGCCCTAGCCCCAATGGTGATTTTGACGATACCGCCTATGAACGTTTAGAGAGTATTGGTGATTGGATGAAAATCAATGGAGAAGCTATTTACGGTACAAAACCAATAGTTCCATACCATGAAACCAAATTGGTGTTTACCCAAAAAGATGATTTTGTCTACGCATTTTATCTCCCCGATGAAGGAGAAACAAAAATGCCGGCTAGAATTTCCATTTCGTCCATGCAACCAAAAGAAGGGGATGAGGTTTATTTACTTGGGTATAATAAACCATTAAAATGGGAGAAAAATGGTACAGGATTTTTCGTTGAGATTCCTGTGGAACTGCAGCGAAAACCCAAGTGCGAAAATGCGTGGGTATTAAAATTTCAGAATGAATAA
- a CDS encoding glycoside hydrolase family 88/105 protein, with amino-acid sequence MNTKTLITIVFIIMSLSVTGQADHNLKRFPKGKTPQEIGMRISEKFLNTSHSLYGNTNPVKPPTQITYPDVCTWLGGLWFAEVTKNEKLFSRFKDRFQPLLNEDMNLLPKPNHVDNNVFGAVPLELYMKSGDENYLKMGLKYADSQWILPENANEEQKQWADQGYSWQTRIWIDDMFMITAIQAQAFKATKDQKYIDRAAKEMVLYLDKIQLKNGLFYHAPEAPFSWGRGNGWMAVGMAEILRKLPKDNADRERIIAGYHEMMSSLLKYQAEDGMWRQIVDDKSAWKETSATAMFTYAMITGVKEGWLNKKIYGKAARKGWLSLTDYINEDDELTEVCAGTNIMNSRDHYMNRPRIVGDLHGQAPLLWCATALVR; translated from the coding sequence ATGAATACCAAGACTTTAATCACTATTGTATTTATAATTATGTCCCTTTCGGTAACAGGACAGGCTGACCATAATTTAAAACGGTTCCCAAAGGGGAAAACACCACAGGAAATTGGTATGAGAATTTCAGAAAAATTCCTCAATACTTCACATTCCTTATACGGTAATACCAACCCGGTGAAGCCCCCCACACAAATTACCTATCCTGACGTTTGTACATGGTTGGGAGGATTGTGGTTTGCAGAAGTTACCAAAAACGAAAAACTTTTTAGTCGTTTTAAGGATCGTTTTCAACCCTTGCTTAATGAGGATATGAATTTACTTCCCAAGCCCAATCATGTTGATAATAATGTTTTTGGAGCAGTTCCATTGGAATTATATATGAAATCTGGAGACGAAAATTATCTAAAAATGGGATTAAAATATGCCGATAGTCAGTGGATTTTACCAGAAAATGCCAACGAAGAACAGAAACAATGGGCTGATCAAGGATATTCATGGCAGACTCGTATATGGATCGATGATATGTTTATGATTACTGCAATTCAGGCACAGGCATTTAAAGCAACCAAAGATCAAAAATATATTGACAGGGCAGCTAAGGAAATGGTTTTATACTTAGATAAAATACAATTGAAAAATGGATTGTTCTACCATGCTCCTGAAGCACCTTTTAGTTGGGGAAGAGGAAATGGGTGGATGGCGGTAGGTATGGCTGAAATTTTACGAAAGTTACCCAAAGATAATGCTGATCGAGAACGTATAATCGCCGGTTACCATGAAATGATGTCATCACTATTAAAATATCAAGCAGAAGATGGTATGTGGCGACAAATTGTTGATGATAAGTCTGCGTGGAAAGAGACTTCCGCAACAGCGATGTTCACTTATGCGATGATTACTGGGGTAAAAGAGGGTTGGCTGAACAAGAAAATATACGGAAAGGCGGCACGCAAGGGCTGGCTTTCGCTAACGGACTATATCAACGAAGATGATGAGCTTACCGAGGTGTGCGCCGGTACGAACATTATGAACAGTCGAGACCATTACATGAACCGACCGCGAATTGTTGGTGATCTGCATGGGCAGGCTCCATTACTTTGGTGCGCTACTGCTTTGGTACGATAG